GCGAGAACCTCAACCACATGTTCGCCGCCAGCGACGACGGCGGATGGCTGGGCGTGGTGCTCTTCGCGGTGTCCGTGGCCCTCATGGTGGCGGCCTGGGTCCTCGCCAAGCCGGTCTTCACCGGCCCGGTCGCGGCGCTCACCGGCAAGGTGGCGCGCTAGCAGCCCTCACCGCCCCGGCGCCGGCGCGGACACCGCCGACTACCGGCCGGACGGCGCGAACGCGCTCTGGAAGACGAGGCACGCCGCACCCACAGCGGCGACCTCGCCGCCGAACGCCGACTCGCGCACGTGCACCGTGCGGCCGTTGGCGGTGCCGAGGTCGGCCAGGGCCGGCAGGAAGATCGCCCGCATCGGTTCCCACGACGGCCCGCCGAGGACGATCTGGTCCACGTCGAGCAGCGCGACCAGGTTCGACACGTACAGGTGCGCGCCGCGCAGCGCCCTCTCCACGACCGCTACTGCAGCGGGATTGCCCAGCTCAGCCGCGCTCCACAGCATGCGGAAGAGCTGATCGACCTCGCGAGCGCTCAGCGCCGAGCCGGTATCCGTCCCGCCGTCCCATCCCGCTGGTGCCGGGAGGGCACCGGTCCGCAGGCCCTCGAGGACCATCCGGAACGGCCGGAGCAGCTCGCCGAAGCACCCCCTGCGGCCGCACTCGCAGATCGGACCGTCAGGATCGACGATGGCGTGCCCCACGTCGCCGGCGTTGCTGGACGCGCCCTCGTGGACGTGCCCGTCGAGCATCAGCCCGACCCCGACCCCGGCGCCCCAGTAGAGGAACGCCTGGTGCGGGTGCTCGGTGGTGGGCCTCACCCAGTGCTCGGCGAGCACCGCGGCGGTGACGTCCTTGGCGAGCAGCGACGGGCGTCCGAACTGCTCCTCGAGCAGCTGCGCCAGGTGCAGCCCCGCCCAGCCCGGCGCCAGCCGCGGGCGGATGAGCGCGCCCTCCTCGGTGTCGATGGGCCCCGGAGCGGCGACGCCGATACCGAGCACGTCCTCCAGCGACCGGCCCGACGACTTGAGGAGCCCGCCAACCGCCTCAGTGATGACGTCCATGGTGTCGCGGGCGACGCCGGAAGGCGGCGGCAGATGGTGCGATTGCGCCACCGGCGTGCCGCAGAAGTCCAGCAACACGCACGTGATCAGGCCCGGATCGAGGTGCACACCCACGGCGTAGGCGCCGTCGGGGTCGGACTGGAGGATGACGGCGGGCTTTCCCGGCCCGCCCGGGGACCGGTTGCCGATCTCTCGGACGAGGCCGCGCTCCAGCAGCCGCCGGCTCACGTTGGACACCGTCTGGGCGCTCAGCTGCGTCTCGCGTGCGATCTCGACCCGGCTCATCCCGTCAGGGCGGCGGCGCAGCATCGACAGCACGATGTTCTCGTTTATCGTCGCGATCGTCGCGAGACTCGCCGCGTGGCTCACCGGTCACTCCCTGTGCAATGCGTACTCCTGCAGGACGGGTTCCAAGACCTGCGACGACCACCTCTCCCCGATGAGCGCATGGACGTCTGGTCCTGGGTGGAGGTTATCCGGTAGCGGCATCCGCTCCGCGTCCCGCCCCGAGTACAGCGTCAACCCGTCCACGGCGACGAGCGCGTCGTCACCCCGTGCGGCGACGACCCGGGCGGTCTCCTCGCGGACGACGCGGAGCGAGAGCTTGCCCTGGCGGACGTCCTCCGCCGTCCCCCGCGTCCGCTGCCATGGGTAGGGGAGGTCGGGGTCCTCGTACGTCGGCCCGGCGCGTTCCTCCACCGGCTCGCACCAGATCGGCGACGCGACGACGATCGGCGTGCGCGGATGCCCGTCCCGGATGGTGTCGAGGAACGCGTGCAGCGCCGGCGCGAACGTCCGCCGGCGCATCGCGTCCGCCGACACGATGTTGATGCCCGCCTTGACGCTGATCACCTCGGCGGGCAGGTCGCGGATGACGCGCGCGATGAAGCCGTCGAGCATGGCGCTCCCGGAGAAGGCGAGACTGGTCAGCTGGACGCCGACGCGGCGGGCGGCGATCACCGGCCAGGTGCCCAGTGTCGAGTCGGCGGTGTAGCCGTGGCTGATCGAGCTGCCGTAGTGCACCCAGCGCGGGGCGGCCCGCGGCCCGGCGGCCCGGAT
The sequence above is a segment of the Georgenia faecalis genome. Coding sequences within it:
- a CDS encoding SGNH/GDSL hydrolase family protein; the encoded protein is MTPGPRGAAHRCELSSDVFRGAVSVEPGEGGLVPARLPGWARARVDDPFMRMTSAQAAGVRLAVRTAASVIEVDYRGARMVASEDAAIPPSRWEVTVGSECVGGADAVATGRAVFAFDQPERARTLTGPATTVRIDVGGGGVERDLEVWVPYTDVVEVVAVRADRPIRAAGPRAAPRWVHYGSSISHGYTADSTLGTWPVIAARRVGVQLTSLAFSGSAMLDGFIARVIRDLPAEVISVKAGINIVSADAMRRRTFAPALHAFLDTIRDGHPRTPIVVASPIWCEPVEERAGPTYEDPDLPYPWQRTRGTAEDVRQGKLSLRVVREETARVVAARGDDALVAVDGLTLYSGRDAERMPLPDNLHPGPDVHALIGERWSSQVLEPVLQEYALHRE
- a CDS encoding ROK family transcriptional regulator — protein: MSHAASLATIATINENIVLSMLRRRPDGMSRVEIARETQLSAQTVSNVSRRLLERGLVREIGNRSPGGPGKPAVILQSDPDGAYAVGVHLDPGLITCVLLDFCGTPVAQSHHLPPPSGVARDTMDVITEAVGGLLKSSGRSLEDVLGIGVAAPGPIDTEEGALIRPRLAPGWAGLHLAQLLEEQFGRPSLLAKDVTAAVLAEHWVRPTTEHPHQAFLYWGAGVGVGLMLDGHVHEGASSNAGDVGHAIVDPDGPICECGRRGCFGELLRPFRMVLEGLRTGALPAPAGWDGGTDTGSALSAREVDQLFRMLWSAAELGNPAAVAVVERALRGAHLYVSNLVALLDVDQIVLGGPSWEPMRAIFLPALADLGTANGRTVHVRESAFGGEVAAVGAACLVFQSAFAPSGR